The Lewinellaceae bacterium DNA window CCTACCCGGCCAACACCGGCCCCGTAGGATTGCGGGACCATGGCTGCATGTGCCGGATGATCGAGGGCGGCAACCGCCATCTGCCATTCCGCAGTGGAAGAACAACCCAGTGTTCCAATCTTTCCATTGCACCAGGATTGTTTTTGCAGCCAGTCAAAGGCATCGTAACCATCGGTGAGCGGGACACCCAGGATATCCCATTCCCCCTCCGAGAAATAACGTCCCCGCTCATTCTGGATCACGTAAGCATAACCATGCTCCACGGCTTCCATAGCATTTTGCAGCGTGCGGGTATGCATTTCACCGTCGCCCCACATATTAAAATTGTAAGGCGTACGCACAAAGATCACCGGTACGGGCTGATCTGTTTTTGGTCGGTAAATGTCCGTACACAGCCGTATGCCATCACGCATGGGCATCATCACTTTTTGATCGATGACGGCTATTTCTGCTAATTGCTCATATGTTTTATCCTGAGCTTTTACTGGTAGTACCTGTATGACGCCGAGCAGTAAAAAGAGATAATAGAATCTGGACATCGTGTTTTTTTTATCGGTCTGAAAGAATATTTATACCATGTGTTGCTAGGGATGGCGATCAAACCAAGCCAGGATATGAGCCACCTTACTGACCAGATAACTTGGTCTTCCGGCGATACCATGGCCGGATTCAGGAATGCGCACCATGACTGATTCCACACCCTGCAATTGCAGTGCCCCGTAAAACTGTTCGGTTTCCGCAATGGGAGTACGGTAGTCCACCTCTCCGGTGATCAGCATGGTTGGCGTCCTGACATGACCAACCAGTGAAATCGGGGAACGGGCCATGAAGTGCTCCTGGTTCTCCCAGGGATACCCGGGGAACCAATACTTGTAGTAGTTGGCATAGTTATCAGCATACAGTGAAAAGCTATACCAGTTGATCACCGGCTTGGCCACCACGGCGGCGCGGAACCGGTTGGTCTTGCCAATACTCCAGGCCGTAGGCACTCCCCCTCCGCTGCCTCCGGTGATGTACAGCCGGTCAGGATTAACAAAACCTTTAGCCAGCATGACATCGACACCGGTCATCAGATCGTCATAGTCCTGCCCGGGATAGTTGTGATGGATCTTATTGGCAAATGCATCACCATAACTGGTCGACCCTCTGGGATTGGTGTACAGCACGACATAACCGGCGCTGGCGTAGCACTGGATCTCCATCGAAAATTGGGGACCATAAGATGAGAAAGGCCCTCCATGAATTTCCAGGATCAAAGGATACTTCTTGCTGGCATCAAAATCGGGAGGATAGACGATCCAGCCCTGGATCTGCTGCTGATCGTATGAGGAAGGATATCGGATCATCTCCACCTTTCCCAGGGACCGATAGCTGAAGAGGTCATCGTTTACATGGGTTAAGCGTTTCATGGGTTGACCAGGCTGTTTCACGGCAAGGTCGGCCGGAAATTCCGTGGAGGCCAGGGTATAAGCCACCGTGCCATTATCCGATACGCTGTAAGCGCCACCGGAGTAGGGACGCCCGATGGATAATCCTCCGATGCCGCTGACCAGTCCAGAGCGCTTCCCGTTCATGTCTATTCGCTCAACATAAGTTTCTCCTTCCGAGGTGTAGGAAATGACCAAACCGGAGGCGGTCCAGGCAACAGCTTCCACATCACGGTCAAAATCACAGGTCAGGCATTTGGTGGTAGCGTTACTTAGGGTACGCAGGTAAAGCCGGGTATTGGCATACCCTTTCAGTTCATCATCGAAGCCCAGGTAAGCCAGGAATTTACCATCCGGTGACGGCGTCGGATCGGTATCCGGACCATTACGGTCGGTGAGCATGGTCATTTCTCCGCTGGTCGCATCGATACGGTAAAGTTCAGGATCCCGGGGGTGGTTCTTGACATCGCCATGACGGTTGGAGCTGAAATAGATGGTCTTTGAATCCGGCGACCAGGTCAGAGGTCCCTGGATCTGGAAGTCTCCGGTAGTCATCTGGCGGGGAGTACCTCCGTCGATCGGCAATATAAAAAGCTGACGGTATTCATCACGCAGAAATCCAGCGCCGTCAGCACGGTACATCTGCTTGTCAATGATCTTCGCCGGTTCCGCCCATTTGGCTCCTTCCGGCTTTGGGGGTAGCTTGACATAACTGCGAGGGGTATCGGGTACGGCTATGGTCATGGCGATCCATTGGCCATCCGGTGAAATGCTTATGCTGCCGGGGCTCTTCTGAAGGTTGGTCAGCATGGCTTCGCGGTCATTGCCGAGCCAGTGCATAAACAACTGGGCACCACGTTCCTGGTTAGAAACAAAAATGATGCGGTCGCCATCCGGATGCCACATAGGCTGGCTTACACGCTGCAAGCCTGATGTAATGGGTTGTTCGTTCTGGCCATTGACATCGGTGATCCACAAATTGGCGATACCTCCGTCGGTCATGATGTCATTGCCATTCCTCACAAAGAGGATACGCTGGCCGGCAGGATCAATCGTGGGGCTGGAAATGTTCTCCAACTGAAAAATATCCATGGCTTCCAATGGAGTCTTTGTCTGACTCCAGGCGGCAGATGAAGCCATCAGGCCAGCTGAAAGAACTATAAATTTAAGGTTGAATGGCATGCAATACTGTTTTTGGTAAGACAAAATTTGGGATTGAAAATCCTCACAATCAAAGTTAATAGATCAGGTGGTCTTTACAACTTCTTGCGATACAGAGGCTGAAATATTCAATTGATGATCCTTTACTGTCCTATTGTGTTCTATAGAAGACATGAAAGTAGAATGGGTACGATCTTACCTGGGCCATCAGGCCGCCGTCTATGCCTTGTTGCCTGGCCGGACGGCGGAAGAAGGATTTCTATCCGCCGGAGGAGAAGGCTGGATTGCCCGGTGGCTGGTGGGTAAAGATGATGGACACCTGGTAGGTAAGGCCGATACTTCCCTTTTCGGCCTGGCTCAGATGGATGACCGGCTGGCCGTAGGAGGCCTCGATGCACGACTATACCTGATCGACGAACAAAATAATCAGGTACGGGCTCTCGAAAACCACCGCAAGGGTATTTACCGTTTGTACCGTAATGGTCCTGATCTCATCAGTCTGGGCGCGGACGGAAACCTGACCCGCTGGTCATCCCGGGAATGGTTGCCGGAATTCACCCTGAAAATTTCCCATCATGCGCTGCGCAGTTTCGCCCGGATGGACGAAGACAGTTTATGGGTAGGCTCCAGTGACGGAAATATTTACCTGGTCAACCTGTATAGCGGGCAGGTGTTACAGCAAATCAACGCACACGAACCCAGCGTCTTCAGCTTGGTCTATGATCCGGTACGCGAACTTCTGATCAGCGGTGGCCGCGACGCCCAGATCAAGCAGTGGGACGCCCGGACCGGGAGGCTCATCCAGGTTGTCCCGGCCCATTGGTACACCGTCAATGAATTGCTTTTACACCCGACCCAATCATTACTGGCATCTGCCAGCCGCGACCGCACCATCAAACTGTGGGATCCCGTTTCTCTGGAACTGATCAAGGTGATCGAAACACCGAAGTTTCCCGGGCACATCCGGTCGGTCAATACGCTTGCCTGGCTGGATGAAGAAACACTTTTAAGTGGCGGCGATGACCGGAGTATTATTGAATGGAAGATCAGCTATTGAATGCCCGTTCCCTTTGAATCGCATGACGAATCCTAAATTGCATCGAAATTGAAACAAAAGCCATGACAACCAATACGACCAAAGCCATTTTTCTCGTCAGCCTGCTGAGTACCATCGTTGGAGGATACCTCTATCTGGAGGATGTCCCCGGGAGCCCTACCCTGCTGACCATCGGCGTACTGAGCCAATTGGTTTTCACCATATGGGCGCTGTATGAGATCTGGTCAAAATCCAATCTGGTCCAACTGGACAAAATCGTCTGGACCGCTGCCTTTGTGGTGCTCAACGGCATTGCCGGGATCTTCTTTTATTTCGTGTACCGTGACAAGATGGTTGATTAGACGGGAGATTTGAGACGGGAGATTTGAGATTTCAGATTTGAGATTTCAGATGGTTGGTGTTAGATGTTAGTTGTTTGGGGTTTGGGGTTAGATGATAGCAAATCGACGATATTTCACTCATCACAACGGAAACACGTCAATACTTAAACGACACTGCTGCTACTTATGAAGCCTCTGCTTACTTTTGTCACTTTTCATTACATTTGCCGATAATATGTAATCATGGACCATCCAGCGATTTCCTTAGTGATTCCACTCCTCAATGAAGCCGAGTCCCTGCCGGAACTCGAAGCCTGGATCCGCAAGGTTGCCGAAGCCCACGGATTGACCTATGAGATCATTTTTATCGACGACGGCAGCACCGATGGCTCGTGGGAGGTCATCCAGCAATTGGCCAGGAAAAATGCTGCAGTCCGCGCCATTCGTTTCCGCCGCAATTACGGGAAATCAGCAGCCCTGAACACTGCCTTTCAGGCTACCACCGGAGATGTGGTGATCACCATGGACGCTGACCTGCAGGATAGTCCGGATGAAATACCCGAACTATACCGTATGATCACCGAGGATGGCTGGGATCTTGTATCGGGCTGGAAGAAAAAGCGGTACGATCCCCTTTCCAAAACCATACCGACCAAGATCTACAATGCCGTCGTTCGCAGGATGAGTGGACTCAAACTGCATGACTTCAACTGCGGCCTGAAAGCCTATCGCAGCGAGGTCGTGAAAAGCATTGAAGTGTACGGAGAAATGCACCGCTACATTCCAGTCATGGCTAAATGGGCCGGTTTCAAAAAAATAGGTGAGAAAGTCGTTCAGCATCAGGCCCGGAAATACGGGACAAGCAAGTTTGGTTTGTCGCGATTCATCAATGGTCCTTTGGATCTGATCTCCATCATTTTCGTCAGCCGTTTTGGAAAACGACCGATGCATTTGTTCGGCATGCTGGGATTTTTGTTTTTCATCATCGGTTTCTGCATCCTGCTGTATCTAAGCATATCCAAGATCTTCTGGGACACCACGCACATTGCCGACCGGCCGTTATTTTATCTGGGTATCCTGGTGCTGATCGTCGGCTCCCAGTTATTTCTTACCGGCTTTCTGGCAGAACTGATTACCCGCAATGCATCACAACGCAATGTTTATCTCATCTCCGAGAAACTCCGGGTGACGAACGAAATGAACGCCTGACTTTTGTATCATAATCAATAACTTGCGATCTGGCCAAGTTGAACTGGAATGCATTTGAAGTCATCCCTGCCTGACACACTCTTTTTATGGTTGGAACCCGGAGATAAGCCCATGCTGCCAACTTCCCTGGTCAGTCATTTAAAGACCGTAGTGCTCAACGGACCTGGAGTTGCAAAATACCGATCTTCCCTGCCCCAGCAGTATCCTTCCATCACGTGGAAGGTGCTGGCCACCGACCCGGTCGAAAGAAATTTCACATCCGACACACCCCGTTATATCTGGTGGTACCGGCCACACCTGGCCACGTATCACTGGGATCCCTACATCTTTTACCAATTGACGGACGGTCTGCATGCTGACCTGACCCTCGCTGTCGAAGAGGTTCCTGGTGAAATGCCTCATATCGCACTTAATCCATTTAACCGGTTAGTTCCGGACTCAAGTCATTTTAATGGCTGGCAGATCCTCCGCCTCGGCCTGATCTCGAAAGATCTGGTGAAAAGCCACCAGTCCGTATTGATGAGCCAGGAACTTTCAACTTCATGGCCGGCAACCTGGGATGTCGCCGGATTACCCCAGCGCAGTTTAAATCCCATTTACGATAAAAGTGCTGTATTCATTGACCGCGATGGCGTCCTGAACCACCGGCTGCCCGGTGATTATGTCAAAAAGCCAGAAGAATTTGAATGGTTGCCTAATACCTGGAAAGCGGTCCGACGTTTGAGTACGCGCTTTGATTATTTGTTCATTGTCACGAATCAGCAGGGCGTCGGAAAAGGATTGATGTCCGGAGCCGACCTCGATGTTATCCATATGCAAATGCTGGAGGAATTACAGAATTCCAAGGCAAGGGTTGACGGTATTTATCAATGTATTGGTCTTAGTTTCGAAAATCCACCCTGCCGCAAACCCAATACAGGCATGGCCTGGGAAGCAAAGGAAGCATTCCCGGATTTCAGCTGGTCCAGGTCCTGGATGGCCGGAGATACCCTCTCGGACCTAACTTTCGGCTTACGGTTGGGTATGCGCGTTGGCGCCATCATGGATCATGCCAATAGCGGGGAAGCCTTGCTGGCAGACCGTGTATGCCCGGACCTGTATGCTTTCGCCCGTTCATTTAAGAGCAACGGATAGCTTCCATTTAGGAAACTCAATTTCTTCAGAACCCATGGTCGGGGAATTGGCTGGCAACCCTATTTATGCGAAGCATTCCAATGCTTCGTGACTTCTTGTAAATTTGCCCCCGTCAAACGAGCGCATGACTTATTCGATCAAAGAGATTTATTATACCCTGCAAGGTGAAGGAGCCCAAACCGGCAGGCCGGCAGTATTCTGCCGATTCGCCGGATGCAATCTCTGGAGCGGCCGCCAGGAAGACCGTGAAAAAGCCATATGCCGTTTTTGCGATACCGATTTCTGGGGTACGGATGGGGTGCGGGGTGGCAAGTACAAGGCTCAAAAACTGGCATCGGTCATTGCCGGCCTCTGGCCGGTAGGACAACCCAACCGGTACGTCGTCTGTACCGGTGGCGAACCATTGTTGCAGTTGGATGCCGAGTTAATCGAAGCATTGCATGCTGAACAATTTGAAGTGGCGATTGAAACCAATGGGACCGTCCCGGTTCCGGAAGGGGTCGATTGGGTCTGTGTAAGCCCCAAAGCCGGCAGCGAACTGGTCGTCAGGCAGGGTAACGAACTCAAGCTCGTTTACCCGCAGCCGGGCGCTGAGCCTGAGCGCTTTGCCTATCTTGATTTCGATACCTTTTATCTTCAACCCATGGACAGCGCCCGGCGCGATGCCAATACACAGGCAGCCATTCGATATTGCAGTGAGCATCCCCAGTGGCGATTGAGCATCCAGACGCACAAGTATTTAGGCATAGACTAAATTATTCCCTTATTTTACGAATGGTTGAATTGAGGATTCAACTTTTACACATTATTAAAGAACACAATATGTCTAACACCTTTAAACTTCTTCTCTTCACCCTATTTATAGCCGGCTTACCAAAGGCAGGTCAAAGTCAAAAGCTGATCGAGGCGGTACAATTGCAGCATTCCAGCGCTGCAGAGATCAATATCCTGATCCAGCTTACCGGCGATACCACCAGAGCCTTATACGGTGTTACCTCGTACGCCATACGCTACAGCACCACCAATGCACAGGGTATGCCGGATACTGCCAGCGGGTTTGTAGCATTTCCGGATGCCGGCGAAGTTGCCTATCCCGTTCTTTTTTATCAGCATGGCACTGCGTCCAGCCGGCAGGATGTGCCTTCGCGCAACAGTGGAGAAGCGCTCCTGGCAACCATAGCCTCGTCATTGGGATACATCACCATTGCGGCAGATTATCAGGGACTGGGTGACTCGCGGGGCTTTCACCCCTATCTGCATGCCCGGTCCGAAGCCAGCTATGCCAGGGATTTATTCCTGTCCATCCTGCCCTTCATGGAACAAGAGTCGGTGAAGGCTAATCATCAGGTATTCATTACCGGCTATTCGCAGGGAGGTCATGCTGCCATGGCCTTGCACCGCGACTTACAGGAGGATCCGTTGCCCGAATCCTACGAGGTGATAGCGGCGGCTCCTATGTCCGGGCCCTATTCCGTTTCGGGCGAGATGCTCCGGCGGGTGATGAGCCAGGAACCCTACAATTATCCCGGCTATGCTATCTATACCCTGCTCGGGTACAACGCTGTCTACCACCTGTACGACAGCCTGCCCCAGGTGTTAAAAGCGCCATACATCCCGGCTGCACAGGCATTTGCCCGGGAAGAAATCAACATGAACAATCTGCACCAGCAATTATTGACCATCCTGATGCAGGAAACTGGGTCCACCGTAGCTGCAGACCTGTTTCAAGACTCCATCATCAGTGGTTTGCATGAGCCCGATAATCCGTTCCTCCTTGCCCTGGAAGCCAATGACACGTATGATTGGGCGCCGGATGTACCCACCCGGTTGGTGTATTGCATGAACGACGATCAGGTGATCTATACCAATGCATTGCTGGCTGACTCGGTGATGCAGTCCAATGGAGCCAGTGACGTAGCAGCAATCGATGTCTACCCGGAAGGTGACCATGGCGCCTGCGTATTGCCCGCAGTGAAGTACACGATAGACTTCTTCAATCAGTATCGTGAGACATCTTCACGCTATGAAACATTCTGGGATCAGGGCACCATCTACCCCAATCCGGCTCAAAGAGCTGTTACCCTGACCGGATTGCCGATGGGAAGTGTTTTAACCCTGCACAATGGGTTAGGTCAGGAGATCCTGCACCAGGCAATACCAGGTGATCGCATACAGCTCCAATTGCCGGAATTATCCAATGGGGTTTATTGGATAACCATTGCAGGCCACCAGGGTCAGGCCACTAAAAAGCTCCTGATCATGCAAAATCCATGACCATAAGGATCATGAATTATAGCAATGCCATAATGCAACCTGAAGCCGAATAAAATTCCCGGTTGCCGGAATGAACTCCTGGCAGCAATTCTTAAGATGGAGTGGATATCCCCACGAATTCCGGGGCTAGAATTGCATCCTATTCTTCGTTGAAGGGCTTCTCATTTGACCCACTTGGCTCCTGTTTGAAGAAATTTTCAAGAACTCTGATATCGAAGAAAAACAATCCATTCCGTTCGTCGATTTTCCAATTTTGCAATCTGCAATTTTCTTAAATTTCTTTAGGTATTTCAGAGTATCCCTTCAGGTGATTAAGACTACTGTCAGAACCATCCATAAAGGATATAACCTGACCTAAATGATCACCAAATAAACCAAATATGAATGCAAACCTCTTTGCCGGTCTATCCATCCTCTGTACGGTTATGGTCAATGTGCAACAAATGGATGCACAAGCCGAATCGATCGATTCGATGCTTATCCACCGTGAAATCACGAAATGGGAAGGACTGAAAACCGCCAATTTTGACCTTCACCCGGAATGGTTCATTGCAGAATTGACATCCATTGGTTATTTGCCTGACGGCAGCGTCTACAAATCGGGTGAAGAACAGACTCACGAATCCGGTTCATTACTTGAGCCTGAAAAGTATCCGCCTGCAGACTTCAAACTTTCCAGCTTCAAGGTCATCCATGCCGGCCCGCAAGTCTGTATTGTTACTTACCAGGCAGATGGTCCCCTCCAGCTCTATGCCACCACCGTCTGGCAGCTGATGGATGATGAATGGAAGACCATCTTCTATCAGGCTACCCGGTATAAGATGTAAAAGGTTAGTCAATAACAGGTACTACATCCTGACCAAGGTTTCCTGTGGCAGTGGGGATTGGTATGCGGGTAACAGTCCGGACCGGCGGAAAGGCCGCCAGTCTTTTTAAAATTCATGTTATCTTACTGCTGCCAATCAACTGTTATTAGTCCGTACATGAATCATCGACCGACTCTTGCCTTACCGCTCGTATTTATAGTGGCTGCATCCTGTTTGCTCATCAGTAGCTGTGGAAAACCGGAGAAGAAGAAACCGAATGTGCTATTCATTTCCATCGATGACTTAAGACCGGATATAGGTGTTTACGACAACCCATTGATTCATACTCCCAATCTGGATGCCCTGGCAGCCGATGGCATGGTTTTTCGGCAGGCTTACTGCCAGGCAGCGGTCTGTGCGCCTTCCCGGGCCAGCCTGATGACCGGTTTACGCCCCGACTCCACCCGGGTATGGCACCTGGGTGATAAATTCAGGGAACTCCACCCGGATATCGTTACCATGCCGCAATATTTCCACCAGTTCGGTTACCATACGGTGAACATCGGTAAGATATTCCACAACTACATGCCGGATTCTATTTCCTGGGATGAGCCGGATCTGCGTCCCGCCCAATTTGCCCGACCGGAGTGGCTGAAGCGTGATGGGGAAACGTTTTACGTAAACGAAGAAACGCAACGCAAACAAAAAATCAAGCGGGACTCACTCGTCCAGATACGGCCCAATTATTACGCCGACGGATACAACAACGGCCCTGCCTGGGAAGCCGAGGATGTCGATGACACCCTGTATTACGATGGGGCCCAGGCTGTGCTGGCGATGCGCACCCTGGACCGGCTGGCTAAACAAGACCAGCCTTTTTATCTGGGTATGGGATTCTTCCGGCCGCACCTCCCTTTTGCTGCGCCGAAAAAATACTGGGATTTGTACGATCGCAATGCCATTCCCCTGGCAACCAATCCATTCATCCCCGAGAATGCGCCAGTGATGTCGATGAATTCGATGTACGAGCTGCGGGTATATGACGGTTTCTCTTACCTCATACACCCTTCCGTATCCAATATTTCCGAAGACACCGCCCGCACTTTGAAGCACGGTTACTATGCCAGTGTCAGCTATGTGGATGCCCAGGTGGGTAAACTGATCCAGAAGTTAAAAGACCTGGGTATTTACGACAATACCATCATCATCGTGTGGGGTGATCACGGGTGGAAACTCGGTGAGCATCACTCCTGGTGCAAGCAGACCAATTATGCCGTGGATCTCCAGGTTCCGCTTATCCTGGCGAGCCCGGATCAGCCTAACCGGGGCAAGCAAACCTTTGCCCTTACCGAGCTCGTGGATTTATTTCCTTCGCTTTGTGATCTGGCCGGCATTCCCAAACCTGGCTACCTGGAAGGAACCAGTTTCGTTCCTTTATTGGAGAATCCCGATCAGCCCTGGAAGGACGCCGTTTTCAGCCAGTTCCACCGCCGGCCACGCATATCACCGGACGGAGGGCGCTACATGGGCTATTCCATCAAAACCAAAGACCACCACTACATCGAGTGGTACCAATGGAATGCGGAAACCGGTATGCGGGGTGATTCGGTCACCTGTGAATTGTACGATAGCGTGGAAGATCCGAACGAAAACGTAAACATAGCCATGAAACAACCCGCGCTTGCAGCCCGGATATCCAGAGAATTAAAAGCCGGATGGCATGGATGGAATATCCCTACACAATAAGCTGCCTATGAAATATCATCTTCCTGCCTATGCATTGGCACTCTTCCTTGTATTGGCATGCTTCAATCCGGTTAAGAGTCAGGCTCATTCTGATGGCCAGCTCTATGCAGATATCAATTATGGAGGCGATACCAATGTCTATCACCGTATGGATATTTATGTACCCGACGATGACAAAGCGATCCATCCGGTCATCATTGTCGTGTACGGCAGCGCCTTTTTTGGCAACAACCTGAAAGCCACAGGCTTTGAGACGCTGGGCCAACCATTATTGAATGCCGGTTATGCTGTGGTTGCCGTTAACCACCGGTCCAGTCGCGATGGTTTATTTCCAGCTCAAATTCACGACCTGAAAGGAGCCATCCGCTATTTACGGGCGAATGCAAATAAGTATCATGTTGACCCATCCTTTATAGGCATTACCGGCTACTCTTCCGGAGGGCACCTTTCATCCATAGCCGGCACGACTGGTAACCAGCAGTCATTTGAACTGGATGGTCGGACCATAGATCTGGAAGGTTCGATCGGTGGAAATGCCGGCTATTCCAGCAAGGTCGATGCCGTGGTGGATTGGTTCGGACCCACTGATTTCCTGATCATGGATTCCTGCGGAAGCGAGATGGTCCACAATGCCCCCGACTCACCGGAGTCCCAGCTGGTCGGCGGGGCTATCCAGGACAACCGCTCACGCTGTCAGATGGCAAACCCGGCCACGTATGTTGATAAAACAGATCCTCCTTTTCTGATCCTGCATGGTGACCAGGACCCGTTGGTTCCGTGGTGTGAAAGTGAGATTCTTTATCAGGCTTTGCTGAACGAAAATGTACCGGCAGAATTTATAAAAATTAAGGGCGGAGGTCATGGGCCCGGCGTGATTATCCCAGAGCATTTACAGCGGATGGTTGAGTTCTTCGATGTACAACGTCAGAAATAATAATGCCAACCAAAAGGACTAGTTACAGGATTTGTGATCAACGGGAAATAAGTAATCAAATTCCAAATGGTCCTCCTCCTATAGCTGAGTACTAACCACCGCCTACTTAATTATACCGGATCGTGTCCATATAAAAAGGCTTGATGCTGTCCAGTTCATACAGCGTGACCAGACACTGCGGATCGGCAGCCTGCCAGTCCAATTGCAGCGTAGCCATGTTCTTTTGCCCCAGGACAGGACCTTCCCGGTACTGATTCGGCTCATTGACTTCGGTGTACGAGTGGGTCAGCCCTGAAGCCGTCACTTCGTATAGCGGCCAGGACTGGTGGGGCAAATCTTT harbors:
- a CDS encoding S9 family peptidase, whose protein sequence is MPFNLKFIVLSAGLMASSAAWSQTKTPLEAMDIFQLENISSPTIDPAGQRILFVRNGNDIMTDGGIANLWITDVNGQNEQPITSGLQRVSQPMWHPDGDRIIFVSNQERGAQLFMHWLGNDREAMLTNLQKSPGSISISPDGQWIAMTIAVPDTPRSYVKLPPKPEGAKWAEPAKIIDKQMYRADGAGFLRDEYRQLFILPIDGGTPRQMTTGDFQIQGPLTWSPDSKTIYFSSNRHGDVKNHPRDPELYRIDATSGEMTMLTDRNGPDTDPTPSPDGKFLAYLGFDDELKGYANTRLYLRTLSNATTKCLTCDFDRDVEAVAWTASGLVISYTSEGETYVERIDMNGKRSGLVSGIGGLSIGRPYSGGAYSVSDNGTVAYTLASTEFPADLAVKQPGQPMKRLTHVNDDLFSYRSLGKVEMIRYPSSYDQQQIQGWIVYPPDFDASKKYPLILEIHGGPFSSYGPQFSMEIQCYASAGYVVLYTNPRGSTSYGDAFANKIHHNYPGQDYDDLMTGVDVMLAKGFVNPDRLYITGGSGGGVPTAWSIGKTNRFRAAVVAKPVINWYSFSLYADNYANYYKYWFPGYPWENQEHFMARSPISLVGHVRTPTMLITGEVDYRTPIAETEQFYGALQLQGVESVMVRIPESGHGIAGRPSYLVSKVAHILAWFDRHP
- a CDS encoding glycosyltransferase family 2 protein translates to MDHPAISLVIPLLNEAESLPELEAWIRKVAEAHGLTYEIIFIDDGSTDGSWEVIQQLARKNAAVRAIRFRRNYGKSAALNTAFQATTGDVVITMDADLQDSPDEIPELYRMITEDGWDLVSGWKKKRYDPLSKTIPTKIYNAVVRRMSGLKLHDFNCGLKAYRSEVVKSIEVYGEMHRYIPVMAKWAGFKKIGEKVVQHQARKYGTSKFGLSRFINGPLDLISIIFVSRFGKRPMHLFGMLGFLFFIIGFCILLYLSISKIFWDTTHIADRPLFYLGILVLIVGSQLFLTGFLAELITRNASQRNVYLISEKLRVTNEMNA
- a CDS encoding HAD-IIIA family hydrolase; the protein is MHLKSSLPDTLFLWLEPGDKPMLPTSLVSHLKTVVLNGPGVAKYRSSLPQQYPSITWKVLATDPVERNFTSDTPRYIWWYRPHLATYHWDPYIFYQLTDGLHADLTLAVEEVPGEMPHIALNPFNRLVPDSSHFNGWQILRLGLISKDLVKSHQSVLMSQELSTSWPATWDVAGLPQRSLNPIYDKSAVFIDRDGVLNHRLPGDYVKKPEEFEWLPNTWKAVRRLSTRFDYLFIVTNQQGVGKGLMSGADLDVIHMQMLEELQNSKARVDGIYQCIGLSFENPPCRKPNTGMAWEAKEAFPDFSWSRSWMAGDTLSDLTFGLRLGMRVGAIMDHANSGEALLADRVCPDLYAFARSFKSNG
- the queE gene encoding 7-carboxy-7-deazaguanine synthase, which codes for MTYSIKEIYYTLQGEGAQTGRPAVFCRFAGCNLWSGRQEDREKAICRFCDTDFWGTDGVRGGKYKAQKLASVIAGLWPVGQPNRYVVCTGGEPLLQLDAELIEALHAEQFEVAIETNGTVPVPEGVDWVCVSPKAGSELVVRQGNELKLVYPQPGAEPERFAYLDFDTFYLQPMDSARRDANTQAAIRYCSEHPQWRLSIQTHKYLGID
- a CDS encoding T9SS type A sorting domain-containing protein, which encodes MSNTFKLLLFTLFIAGLPKAGQSQKLIEAVQLQHSSAAEINILIQLTGDTTRALYGVTSYAIRYSTTNAQGMPDTASGFVAFPDAGEVAYPVLFYQHGTASSRQDVPSRNSGEALLATIASSLGYITIAADYQGLGDSRGFHPYLHARSEASYARDLFLSILPFMEQESVKANHQVFITGYSQGGHAAMALHRDLQEDPLPESYEVIAAAPMSGPYSVSGEMLRRVMSQEPYNYPGYAIYTLLGYNAVYHLYDSLPQVLKAPYIPAAQAFAREEINMNNLHQQLLTILMQETGSTVAADLFQDSIISGLHEPDNPFLLALEANDTYDWAPDVPTRLVYCMNDDQVIYTNALLADSVMQSNGASDVAAIDVYPEGDHGACVLPAVKYTIDFFNQYRETSSRYETFWDQGTIYPNPAQRAVTLTGLPMGSVLTLHNGLGQEILHQAIPGDRIQLQLPELSNGVYWITIAGHQGQATKKLLIMQNP
- a CDS encoding sulfatase — translated: MNHRPTLALPLVFIVAASCLLISSCGKPEKKKPNVLFISIDDLRPDIGVYDNPLIHTPNLDALAADGMVFRQAYCQAAVCAPSRASLMTGLRPDSTRVWHLGDKFRELHPDIVTMPQYFHQFGYHTVNIGKIFHNYMPDSISWDEPDLRPAQFARPEWLKRDGETFYVNEETQRKQKIKRDSLVQIRPNYYADGYNNGPAWEAEDVDDTLYYDGAQAVLAMRTLDRLAKQDQPFYLGMGFFRPHLPFAAPKKYWDLYDRNAIPLATNPFIPENAPVMSMNSMYELRVYDGFSYLIHPSVSNISEDTARTLKHGYYASVSYVDAQVGKLIQKLKDLGIYDNTIIIVWGDHGWKLGEHHSWCKQTNYAVDLQVPLILASPDQPNRGKQTFALTELVDLFPSLCDLAGIPKPGYLEGTSFVPLLENPDQPWKDAVFSQFHRRPRISPDGGRYMGYSIKTKDHHYIEWYQWNAETGMRGDSVTCELYDSVEDPNENVNIAMKQPALAARISRELKAGWHGWNIPTQ
- a CDS encoding alpha/beta hydrolase encodes the protein MKYHLPAYALALFLVLACFNPVKSQAHSDGQLYADINYGGDTNVYHRMDIYVPDDDKAIHPVIIVVYGSAFFGNNLKATGFETLGQPLLNAGYAVVAVNHRSSRDGLFPAQIHDLKGAIRYLRANANKYHVDPSFIGITGYSSGGHLSSIAGTTGNQQSFELDGRTIDLEGSIGGNAGYSSKVDAVVDWFGPTDFLIMDSCGSEMVHNAPDSPESQLVGGAIQDNRSRCQMANPATYVDKTDPPFLILHGDQDPLVPWCESEILYQALLNENVPAEFIKIKGGGHGPGVIIPEHLQRMVEFFDVQRQK